In Shinella sp. XGS7, a single genomic region encodes these proteins:
- a CDS encoding histone deacetylase family protein produces the protein MSTAFISHADCRRHEMGAGHPECPQRLDAIEDWLIGTGLDVALQRFEAANASQQALERAHSSAYVTHLRDLLEGLAATGESRAIDPDTIANPYTWSAALKAAGAAVQATDLVLDGQVENAFCAVRPPGHHATRDQAMGFCFFNNVAVAARHALDQRGLKRVAVVDFDVHHGNGTEDILAGDERVLMVSIFQHPLYPFSGAVPKGENMVNVPVPPYTKGGEVREMIEAMWMPALERFRPEMVFISAGFDAHREDDLGQLGLTEADYEWITLRVMDVAKRHARGRVVSCLEGGYHLGALARSVGVHLRALAGV, from the coding sequence ATGTCTACCGCCTTCATCAGCCATGCCGATTGCCGGCGCCATGAGATGGGTGCTGGTCACCCGGAATGCCCCCAGCGTCTGGACGCGATCGAGGACTGGCTGATCGGCACCGGTCTGGACGTGGCCCTGCAGCGCTTCGAGGCGGCCAATGCCAGCCAGCAGGCGCTGGAGCGTGCGCATAGCAGCGCTTACGTCACCCATCTGCGCGATCTGCTGGAAGGACTGGCGGCCACCGGCGAGTCCCGCGCCATCGACCCCGACACCATTGCCAACCCCTACACCTGGTCGGCCGCACTCAAGGCGGCGGGCGCGGCGGTGCAGGCCACCGATCTGGTGCTGGACGGCCAGGTGGAGAACGCCTTCTGCGCAGTGCGCCCGCCCGGCCACCACGCCACGCGCGACCAGGCCATGGGCTTTTGCTTCTTCAACAATGTGGCTGTGGCCGCCCGCCACGCCCTGGACCAGCGCGGGCTCAAGCGCGTGGCGGTGGTGGACTTTGATGTGCACCACGGCAATGGCACCGAGGACATCCTGGCCGGCGACGAGCGTGTGCTGATGGTCAGCATCTTCCAGCACCCGCTCTATCCTTTCAGCGGCGCCGTACCCAAGGGCGAGAACATGGTCAATGTGCCGGTGCCGCCCTACACCAAGGGCGGCGAGGTGCGCGAGATGATCGAGGCCATGTGGATGCCGGCGCTGGAGCGCTTCCGCCCCGAGATGGTCTTCATCTCGGCCGGCTTCGATGCCCACCGCGAGGACGATCTGGGCCAGCTGGGCCTGACCGAGGCCGACTACGAGTGGATCACCCTGCGCGTGATGGACGTGGCCAAGCGCCATGCCCGCGGCCGCGTGGTGTCCTGCCTGGAAGGCGGCTACCACCTGGGCGCGCTGGCGCGCAGCGTGGGCGTGCATCTGCGGGCCCTGGCCGGGGTCTGA
- a CDS encoding DUF3488 and transglutaminase-like domain-containing protein, whose product MSRAAALPAWRLRLAHLPRDTRDTLFLLATIAATAAPHWDHVPLWCSLMTGLMLCWRGLLAWQGRPLPGRWALLLLIAVTAGLTLLTHRTLLGREPGITMLLMLMAMKTLELRARRDAFVVFFLGFFLVLTQFLYSQSLLTGLWTLLSVWALMSALVLAQMPVGQPSLRLAAAQAARTTAMGLPLMVLLFVLFPRIAPLWGVPSDAVGKTGLSNEMQFGAMSEIANDDSIAMRLRFEGPPPPPEALYFRGPVLARFDGRSWRALGPANPFSAFGAAPRVRGPALRYELTLEPLRLSVLPLLESGPEAPGTRLEVQGLSLWRSAELQWLSPRPITERLRVQAQAHLDYSSGPTEMRGSLLPYQELPPGLNPRTLAWAAALRRERLEGLEPTDYGPAAITAVLQHLRQAEFIYTLSPGRYGENNPHLVDEFWLDRRLGFCEHFAGAFVVVMRALGLPARVVTGFQGADRELQDGYLVVRNAQAHAWAEVWLPGRGWQRVDPTAAVAPERVQAGQALQAPPGALAGTVNALSPALWRGVLLLRSGWESLNNRWQQYVLNYSRQDQFDLLKSMGWSAPDWQALGQLAAGLIGLIAAGGALWVAWQARPHDGWSQLRAGLLRELRRLDVPAQAHQGPRHWAGLLRQRHGPRAAPLERQLLELERQRYAPGTESPPLGWRARQRRLRAFRAAGRMLRTPSSPNTTAT is encoded by the coding sequence ATGAGCCGCGCCGCCGCCCTGCCCGCCTGGCGCCTGCGCCTGGCCCATCTGCCGCGCGACACGCGCGACACCCTTTTCCTGCTGGCCACCATCGCCGCCACGGCCGCACCGCACTGGGACCATGTGCCCCTGTGGTGCAGCCTGATGACGGGGTTGATGCTGTGCTGGCGCGGCCTGCTGGCCTGGCAGGGCCGGCCCCTGCCCGGGCGCTGGGCCCTGCTGCTGCTGATCGCGGTGACGGCCGGCCTCACCCTGCTCACCCACCGCACCCTGCTGGGTCGGGAGCCCGGCATCACCATGCTGCTGATGCTCATGGCCATGAAGACCCTGGAGCTGCGCGCGCGCCGTGATGCCTTCGTGGTCTTCTTCCTGGGCTTCTTCCTGGTGCTGACCCAGTTCCTCTACTCGCAGTCCCTGCTCACCGGGCTGTGGACCCTGCTCAGCGTCTGGGCCCTGATGAGCGCCCTGGTGCTGGCCCAGATGCCCGTGGGCCAGCCCAGCCTGCGCCTGGCCGCGGCCCAGGCCGCGCGCACCACGGCCATGGGCCTGCCCCTGATGGTGCTGCTCTTCGTGCTCTTCCCACGCATCGCGCCGCTGTGGGGCGTGCCCAGCGACGCCGTGGGCAAGACCGGTCTGTCCAACGAGATGCAGTTCGGCGCCATGAGCGAGATCGCCAATGACGACAGCATCGCCATGCGCCTGCGCTTCGAGGGCCCGCCCCCGCCGCCCGAGGCCCTGTACTTCCGTGGCCCGGTGCTGGCCCGCTTCGACGGCCGCAGCTGGCGCGCCCTGGGGCCGGCCAATCCCTTCAGCGCCTTTGGCGCCGCGCCGCGGGTGCGCGGCCCGGCCCTGCGCTACGAGCTGACCCTGGAGCCGCTGCGCCTGTCGGTGCTGCCCCTGCTGGAGTCCGGCCCCGAGGCGCCGGGCACGCGCCTGGAGGTGCAGGGCCTGAGCCTGTGGCGCTCGGCCGAGCTGCAATGGCTCTCGCCGCGGCCCATCACCGAGCGCCTGCGCGTCCAGGCCCAGGCGCATCTGGACTACAGCAGCGGCCCCACCGAGATGCGCGGCAGCCTGCTGCCCTACCAGGAGCTGCCGCCGGGGCTGAACCCGCGCACCCTGGCCTGGGCCGCGGCCCTGCGCCGCGAGCGCCTGGAGGGGCTGGAGCCCACCGACTACGGGCCTGCCGCCATCACGGCCGTGCTCCAGCATCTGCGCCAGGCCGAGTTCATCTACACCCTCTCGCCCGGCCGTTACGGAGAGAACAACCCGCATCTGGTGGACGAGTTCTGGCTGGACCGGCGCCTGGGCTTTTGCGAGCACTTTGCCGGCGCCTTCGTGGTGGTGATGCGGGCCCTGGGCCTGCCGGCGCGGGTGGTGACCGGCTTCCAGGGCGCGGACCGCGAGCTGCAGGACGGCTATCTGGTGGTGCGCAATGCCCAGGCCCATGCCTGGGCCGAGGTCTGGCTGCCCGGCCGCGGCTGGCAGCGCGTGGACCCCACGGCCGCCGTGGCGCCCGAGCGGGTGCAGGCCGGCCAGGCCCTGCAGGCCCCGCCCGGCGCCCTGGCCGGTACGGTCAATGCGCTGAGCCCGGCCCTGTGGCGCGGCGTGCTGCTGCTGCGCTCGGGCTGGGAATCGCTGAACAACCGCTGGCAGCAATACGTGCTCAACTACTCGCGCCAGGACCAGTTCGACCTGCTCAAGTCCATGGGCTGGAGCGCGCCAGACTGGCAGGCCCTGGGCCAGCTGGCGGCCGGCCTGATCGGCCTGATCGCCGCCGGCGGGGCGCTCTGGGTGGCCTGGCAGGCCCGGCCGCACGATGGCTGGAGCCAGCTGCGCGCTGGCCTGCTGCGCGAGCTGCGGCGCCTGGATGTGCCGGCCCAGGCCCACCAGGGCCCGCGCCACTGGGCCGGCCTGCTGCGCCAGCGCCATGGCCCGCGGGCCGCGCCCCTGGAACGCCAGCTGCTGGAGCTGGAGCGCCAGCGCTACGCCCCCGGCACCGAATCACCGCCCCTGGGCTGGCGCGCCCGCCAGCGCCGCCTGCGGGCCTTCCGCGCCGCAGGCCGTATGCTGCGCACCCCGAGCTCTCCGAACACCACCGCGACCTGA
- a CDS encoding DNA internalization-related competence protein ComEC/Rec2, whose protein sequence is MQDEPGRAAASSPPWTGPGRLALPLLAGLAGMAGLHQQAALAPAGVWLGTGLAALLAMALLWRRWLRPALHLSFFCLAALLLGAAWTGWRAQQRLGQELPPAWEGRDLWLVGRVDSLPQSLLGQGGAPGWRFAFALEGLQDPAASAEPPALERLPQRLLLSAYAQPGQQALPQWRPGERWRLLVRLRRPHGLANPHCFDYELWLFEQELRATGQIRRWERLAPAAGPDGWIDRARQDLRLALQARVAEPGAAGVLAALSLGDQAAIARADWALFRDTGTSHLMAISGVHVTMFAWGAGLLAGSLWRRAGAVCLWLPAPLLARWTGVLAALGYALFSGWGVPAQRTVWMLLALALLRQAGLAWPWPLCLLASAALVCLIDPWALCQAGFWLSFGAVALLMAGGPPGTGWRAQALGALRSQGIATLGLAPLTLLFFQQLSLVGLAANLLAIPLVSLLITPLALAGALLPPLWDLAAWVLLGLMRYLQALAALPGAVWSAAVAPPWAQLAGLLGAAVLVLPLPWRLRPAGLLLMLPLLWPAIPRPGPGQFELLAADVGQGTAVLVRTQTHALLYDSGPQYSPQSDAGQRVLVPLLRALGQRELDVLMLSHRDQDHVGGALSLLAALPVGAVHSSVTAPHSPYSGRRCERGQRWVWDGVSFELLHPREADYAREGLKPNALSCVLLLRSAQGAQALLTGDIEAPQEQDLAPPPVDLLMLPHHGSKTSSSPALLAAARPRLAFAQAGYRNRFGHPAPPVLARYQAAGVPVLNTADCGALHWSSQTPQAYRCERGLGPRYWQDRPPATPTAPATLEGPPEPDGAPP, encoded by the coding sequence ATGCAGGACGAGCCGGGCCGCGCGGCAGCTTCTTCACCCCCATGGACCGGTCCGGGCCGCCTGGCCCTGCCGCTGCTGGCGGGTCTGGCTGGCATGGCGGGCCTGCATCAGCAGGCGGCCCTGGCACCGGCCGGGGTCTGGCTGGGGACAGGTCTTGCCGCGCTGCTGGCCATGGCCCTGCTGTGGCGCCGCTGGCTGCGGCCCGCCTTGCATCTGTCCTTCTTCTGCCTGGCCGCCCTGCTGCTGGGCGCGGCCTGGACCGGCTGGCGCGCCCAGCAGCGCCTGGGCCAGGAACTCCCGCCCGCCTGGGAAGGGCGCGACCTCTGGCTGGTGGGCCGGGTGGACAGCCTGCCCCAAAGCCTGCTGGGCCAGGGCGGGGCACCGGGCTGGCGCTTTGCGTTCGCCCTGGAAGGCCTGCAGGACCCGGCCGCCAGCGCCGAGCCGCCTGCGTTGGAGCGCCTGCCCCAGCGCCTGCTGCTCTCGGCCTATGCCCAGCCCGGCCAGCAGGCCCTGCCGCAATGGCGGCCGGGCGAGCGCTGGCGCTTGCTGGTGCGGCTGCGGCGCCCGCATGGCCTGGCCAATCCCCACTGCTTTGACTACGAGCTCTGGCTTTTCGAGCAGGAGTTGCGGGCCACGGGGCAGATCAGGCGCTGGGAACGCCTGGCCCCGGCCGCCGGCCCGGACGGCTGGATAGACCGCGCGCGCCAGGACCTGCGCCTGGCCCTTCAGGCCCGGGTGGCTGAGCCCGGTGCCGCGGGCGTGCTGGCGGCCCTGAGTCTGGGTGACCAGGCTGCCATCGCGCGCGCCGACTGGGCCCTGTTCCGCGACACCGGCACCAGCCATCTGATGGCCATCAGCGGCGTGCATGTGACCATGTTCGCCTGGGGCGCGGGCCTGCTGGCCGGCTCGCTGTGGCGGCGCGCGGGCGCTGTCTGCCTGTGGCTGCCGGCCCCGCTGCTGGCGCGCTGGACCGGGGTGCTGGCGGCTCTGGGCTATGCGCTCTTTTCCGGCTGGGGCGTGCCGGCCCAGCGCACGGTCTGGATGCTGCTGGCCCTGGCCCTGCTGCGCCAGGCGGGGCTGGCCTGGCCCTGGCCGCTGTGCCTGCTGGCCAGCGCGGCCCTGGTCTGCCTGATCGACCCCTGGGCCCTGTGCCAGGCGGGCTTCTGGCTCTCCTTCGGCGCGGTGGCCCTGCTGATGGCGGGCGGCCCGCCCGGCACGGGCTGGCGCGCCCAGGCCCTGGGCGCGCTGCGCAGCCAGGGCATTGCCACCCTGGGCCTGGCGCCGCTGACCCTGCTCTTCTTCCAGCAGCTCTCGCTGGTGGGCCTGGCGGCCAATCTGCTGGCCATTCCCCTGGTGAGCCTGCTGATCACGCCCCTGGCCCTGGCCGGTGCGCTGCTGCCGCCGCTGTGGGATCTGGCGGCCTGGGTCTTGCTGGGCCTGATGCGCTATCTGCAGGCCCTGGCGGCCCTGCCCGGCGCGGTGTGGAGCGCGGCCGTGGCGCCGCCCTGGGCCCAGCTGGCCGGCCTGCTGGGTGCGGCGGTGCTGGTGCTGCCCCTGCCCTGGCGCTTGCGGCCGGCAGGCCTGCTGCTGATGCTGCCCCTGCTGTGGCCGGCCATTCCACGCCCCGGCCCGGGCCAGTTCGAGCTGCTGGCGGCCGATGTGGGGCAGGGCACGGCGGTGCTGGTGCGCACCCAGACGCATGCCCTGCTCTACGACAGCGGGCCGCAGTACAGCCCGCAGTCCGACGCCGGCCAGCGCGTGCTCGTGCCCCTGCTGCGCGCCCTGGGCCAGCGTGAGCTGGATGTGCTGATGCTCAGCCACCGTGACCAGGACCATGTGGGCGGCGCACTCAGCCTGCTGGCGGCCCTGCCGGTGGGCGCGGTGCACAGCTCGGTGACGGCGCCGCACTCGCCCTATTCGGGGCGCCGCTGCGAGCGCGGCCAGCGCTGGGTCTGGGACGGGGTGAGCTTCGAGCTCTTGCACCCGCGCGAGGCCGATTACGCCCGCGAGGGGCTCAAGCCCAATGCCCTGTCCTGCGTGCTGCTGCTGCGCTCGGCCCAGGGCGCCCAGGCGCTGCTGACCGGCGATATCGAGGCCCCTCAGGAGCAAGACCTGGCCCCGCCGCCGGTGGATCTGCTGATGCTGCCCCACCATGGCAGCAAGACCTCGTCCAGCCCGGCCCTGCTGGCCGCGGCCCGCCCTCGGCTGGCTTTCGCCCAGGCCGGCTACCGCAACCGCTTCGGCCACCCGGCGCCGCCGGTGCTGGCGCGCTACCAGGCCGCGGGCGTGCCGGTGCTCAACACGGCCGACTGCGGCGCCCTGCACTGGAGCAGCCAGACGCCGCAGGCCTATCGCTGCGAGCGCGGGCTCGGGCCACGTTACTGGCAGGATCGGCCGCCAGCCACCCCGACTGCCCCGGCCACCCTGGAGGGACCGCCAGAGCCCGATGGCGCGCCGCCCTGA
- a CDS encoding serine protease, translated as MPMPRHEPPRPAPSRRRWLGAALLGAALTAGTLPAWSQDLPTLVARAKPSVLLVGTFGALDSPRFNFRGSGFVVGQGNLAITGAHVLPPDPPPGTERRLAVQVYGADKQWSLRLATVLANDPAHDVALLRFEGPPAPPLRLAGDAAPAEGSDIAIMGFPVGGLLGYSHVTHRGIVAALTAISLPTPNAQSLNARAVAQLRQGAFEVLQLDIISYPGNSGGPVLDIASGEVIGVLSLALIKGTRESALSTPTGISYAMPVRHVRALLNEAGAKP; from the coding sequence ATGCCCATGCCCCGACACGAGCCCCCCCGCCCCGCCCCGAGCCGCCGCCGCTGGCTGGGCGCCGCCCTGCTGGGCGCGGCCCTGACGGCCGGCACCCTGCCCGCCTGGAGCCAGGACCTGCCGACCCTGGTGGCGCGGGCCAAGCCCTCGGTGCTGCTGGTGGGCACCTTCGGCGCGCTGGACAGCCCGCGCTTCAATTTCCGCGGCAGTGGCTTTGTGGTGGGCCAAGGCAACCTCGCCATCACCGGCGCCCATGTGCTGCCGCCCGATCCCCCGCCGGGCACCGAGCGCCGCCTGGCGGTGCAGGTCTACGGCGCCGACAAGCAGTGGAGCCTGCGTCTGGCCACGGTGCTGGCCAATGACCCGGCGCATGACGTGGCCCTGCTGCGCTTCGAGGGGCCGCCCGCCCCGCCCCTGCGCCTGGCGGGCGACGCCGCGCCGGCCGAGGGCAGCGATATCGCCATCATGGGCTTCCCGGTGGGCGGCCTGCTGGGCTACTCGCATGTGACGCACCGCGGCATCGTGGCCGCCCTCACCGCCATCAGCCTGCCCACGCCCAATGCCCAGAGCCTGAACGCCCGGGCCGTGGCCCAGCTGCGCCAGGGTGCCTTCGAGGTGCTGCAGCTGGACATCATCAGCTACCCCGGCAATAGCGGCGGCCCGGTGCTGGACATCGCCAGCGGCGAGGTGATCGGTGTGCTGAGCCTGGCCCTGATCAAGGGCACGCGCGAATCGGCCCTGAGCACGCCCACAGGCATCAGCTACGCCATGCCGGTGCGCCATGTGCGCGCCCTGCTGAACGAGGCCGGCGCCAAGCCCTGA
- a CDS encoding DUF58 domain-containing protein, producing MKLRQRWQAWWLARHPASDTHHLVQRNIYILPSRPGLFFCATLLVLLLASINDQLSLGYALTFLLAGAGFASMHATHGNLRGLALDLKAPAPGHAGSDLQLEVRLHNSGRARYGIGLRVGSGEPAWVDVPAGGHALLSLACPAPQRGLMSLPLLRIETRFPLGLFGAWSLWRPAAQVWVYPRPEDSAPPLPAEAASSGDGSASAGLQRRGEDFESVRPYQHGDSPKQVLWKKAAQQGDGQLLVRETLAPASRRRWLRLADTAGQDWEARLSRLTAWALEAEHRGEPWGLSLDESQSLEPDLGAAHLQGALQMLAAAPGGVRP from the coding sequence ATGAAGCTGCGGCAACGCTGGCAGGCCTGGTGGCTGGCCCGCCATCCGGCCAGCGACACCCACCACCTGGTCCAGCGCAATATCTACATCCTGCCCAGCCGGCCGGGCCTGTTCTTCTGCGCCACCCTGCTGGTGCTGCTGCTGGCCTCCATCAACGACCAGCTCAGCCTGGGCTATGCCCTGACCTTTCTGCTGGCCGGTGCGGGCTTCGCCTCCATGCACGCCACCCATGGCAATCTGCGCGGCCTGGCCCTGGACCTCAAGGCGCCCGCCCCCGGCCACGCCGGCAGCGATCTGCAGCTGGAGGTGCGCCTGCACAACAGCGGCCGCGCCCGCTACGGCATCGGCCTGCGCGTGGGCAGCGGCGAACCCGCCTGGGTGGATGTGCCCGCCGGTGGCCATGCCCTGCTGAGCCTGGCCTGCCCGGCCCCGCAGCGCGGCCTGATGAGCCTGCCCCTGCTGCGCATCGAGACCCGCTTCCCCCTGGGCCTGTTCGGCGCCTGGAGCCTGTGGCGGCCGGCCGCCCAGGTCTGGGTCTATCCCCGGCCGGAGGACAGCGCCCCGCCCCTGCCGGCCGAGGCGGCCAGCAGCGGGGACGGCAGCGCCAGCGCCGGCCTGCAGCGCCGTGGCGAAGACTTTGAAAGCGTGCGCCCCTACCAACATGGCGACTCGCCCAAGCAGGTGCTCTGGAAGAAGGCCGCCCAGCAGGGTGACGGCCAGCTGCTGGTGCGCGAGACCCTGGCCCCGGCCAGCCGGCGACGCTGGCTGCGCCTGGCCGACACCGCCGGCCAGGACTGGGAGGCCCGGCTCTCGCGCCTGACGGCCTGGGCCCTGGAGGCCGAGCACCGCGGCGAGCCCTGGGGCCTGAGCCTCGACGAGTCGCAAAGCCTGGAGCCCGATCTGGGGGCGGCCCATCTGCAAGGCGCGCTGCAGATGCTGGCGGCCGCGCCCGGCGGGGTGCGCCCATGA
- a CDS encoding BON domain-containing protein produces the protein MMSIARPLLIASFSALTALTVLPGCAVSRGQSTVGEYIDDAAITTAVKARFVEAKTVDAAAVKVETLNGEVMLSGFAKNSTEKTDAERLAREVKGVKLVRNELTVRY, from the coding sequence ATGATGTCCATCGCACGCCCCCTGCTCATCGCCAGCTTCAGCGCCCTGACGGCCCTGACCGTGCTGCCCGGCTGCGCCGTCAGCCGCGGCCAGTCCACGGTGGGCGAATACATCGACGACGCCGCCATCACCACCGCGGTCAAGGCCCGCTTCGTGGAGGCCAAGACCGTGGATGCCGCGGCCGTCAAGGTCGAGACCCTCAATGGCGAGGTGATGCTGTCCGGCTTCGCCAAGAACAGCACCGAGAAGACCGATGCCGAACGCCTGGCCCGCGAGGTCAAGGGCGTGAAGCTGGTCCGCAACGAGCTGACGGTGCGCTACTGA
- the mltB gene encoding lytic murein transglycosylase B yields MSLLSRPFRPLALALLSLGLLASAQANTSADARKKARKAPPTKVAKVVKAAPATPYGEREDLMQFARELAAQEGWEEAPLRALMAQARRNPTVQRLIMPPPAGTAKDWGAYRARFVEPRRIQAGLAFWAAHEDALARAEARFGVPAELIAGLIGVETFYGQITGGFSVLDALSTLAFDFPPGRKDRSAFFREELVEFLRLCRREGLDPLAVKGSYAGAMGWPQFMPGSWNRHAIDFDGDGHVDLIKSPADAIGSVANYLARHGWQPGLPTHYSVAAPVETVERARLLAPDILPSFSAAQFQEAGAQLSEGGREHPGPLALVELQMGENAAPVYVAGTSNFYALTRYNWSSYYAMAVIELGRTLKAYRNPAAQP; encoded by the coding sequence ATGTCCCTGCTGTCCCGCCCCTTTCGTCCTCTCGCCCTTGCCTTGCTGAGCCTGGGCCTGCTGGCCAGCGCCCAGGCCAACACCTCGGCCGATGCCCGGAAAAAGGCCCGCAAGGCCCCGCCGACCAAGGTGGCCAAGGTGGTCAAGGCCGCGCCGGCCACGCCCTATGGCGAGCGCGAGGACCTGATGCAGTTCGCCCGCGAGCTGGCCGCCCAGGAGGGCTGGGAAGAGGCCCCGCTGCGCGCCCTGATGGCCCAGGCGCGGCGCAACCCCACGGTGCAGCGCCTGATCATGCCGCCGCCCGCGGGCACGGCCAAGGACTGGGGTGCCTACCGCGCCCGCTTTGTGGAGCCACGCCGCATCCAGGCCGGCCTGGCCTTCTGGGCCGCCCACGAGGACGCGCTGGCCCGGGCCGAGGCCCGCTTCGGCGTGCCGGCCGAGCTGATTGCCGGCCTGATCGGGGTGGAAACCTTCTACGGCCAGATCACCGGCGGCTTCTCGGTGCTGGATGCCCTGAGCACCCTGGCCTTCGACTTCCCGCCCGGCCGCAAGGACCGCAGCGCCTTCTTCCGCGAGGAGCTGGTGGAGTTTCTGCGCCTGTGCCGGCGCGAAGGCCTGGACCCGCTCGCCGTCAAGGGCTCCTACGCCGGCGCCATGGGCTGGCCGCAGTTCATGCCCGGCAGCTGGAACCGACACGCCATCGACTTCGACGGCGACGGCCATGTGGACCTGATCAAGAGCCCCGCGGACGCCATCGGCTCGGTGGCCAACTACCTGGCCCGCCATGGCTGGCAGCCGGGCCTGCCCACGCACTACAGCGTGGCCGCGCCGGTGGAGACGGTCGAACGCGCGCGCCTGCTGGCGCCGGACATCCTGCCCAGCTTCAGCGCCGCCCAGTTCCAGGAGGCCGGTGCCCAGCTCAGCGAGGGCGGGCGCGAGCACCCCGGCCCCCTGGCCCTGGTGGAGCTGCAGATGGGCGAAAACGCCGCGCCGGTTTATGTGGCCGGCACCAGCAATTTCTACGCGCTCACGCGCTACAACTGGTCCAGCTACTACGCCATGGCCGTGATCGAGCTGGGCCGCACGCTCAAGGCCTACCGCAATCCGGCCGCTCAGCCCTGA
- a CDS encoding MoxR family ATPase has translation MTLKEAASPATALAGPLEALQRQISTIIKGKPAQIQDCVACLIAGGHLLIEDLPGVGKTTLAHTLSVCLGLRFSRVQFTSDLMPSDLLGVSVYERDSARFAFHPGPVFAQVLLADEINRAGPKTQSALLEAMEEQQVSVDGQTHALPRPFFVIATQNPSEQLGTYPLPESQLDRFLMRISLGYPDAQAERELLMGEDSREAIKALRPVMTPEQLLQAQTAVRQVHAAPALLDYLQALLAATRSGQWFVEGLSPRAGLGVLRAARARALLDQRDYVSPDDVQAILPQTIAHRLRPKAGAGRGAREQVRAMIEAIPLP, from the coding sequence ATGACGCTCAAGGAAGCCGCATCCCCCGCCACTGCGCTGGCCGGGCCGCTCGAGGCGCTGCAGCGCCAGATTAGCACGATCATCAAGGGCAAGCCGGCCCAGATCCAGGACTGTGTAGCCTGTCTGATCGCCGGCGGCCATCTGTTGATCGAAGACCTGCCCGGGGTGGGCAAGACCACCCTGGCCCACACGCTCTCGGTCTGCCTGGGCCTGCGTTTCTCGCGGGTGCAGTTCACCTCGGACCTGATGCCCTCGGACCTGCTGGGCGTCTCGGTCTATGAGCGCGACAGCGCCCGCTTCGCCTTCCACCCCGGTCCGGTCTTCGCCCAGGTGCTGCTGGCCGACGAGATCAACCGCGCCGGCCCCAAGACCCAGAGCGCCCTGCTGGAGGCCATGGAGGAGCAGCAGGTCAGCGTGGACGGCCAGACCCATGCCCTGCCCCGGCCCTTCTTCGTGATCGCCACGCAGAACCCCAGCGAGCAGCTGGGCACCTACCCCCTGCCCGAGTCGCAGCTGGACCGCTTCCTGATGCGCATCTCCCTGGGCTACCCCGATGCCCAGGCCGAGCGCGAGCTGCTGATGGGCGAGGACAGCCGGGAGGCCATCAAGGCCCTTAGGCCGGTGATGACGCCCGAGCAGCTGCTGCAGGCCCAGACCGCCGTGCGCCAGGTGCATGCCGCGCCGGCCTTGCTGGACTATCTGCAGGCCTTGCTGGCCGCCACCCGCTCGGGCCAGTGGTTCGTCGAGGGCCTGAGCCCCCGCGCCGGCCTGGGCGTGCTGCGCGCCGCCCGCGCCCGCGCCCTGCTGGACCAGCGCGACTATGTCTCGCCCGACGATGTGCAGGCCATCCTGCCCCAGACCATTGCCCACCGCCTGCGCCCGAAGGCCGGCGCCGGTCGCGGCGCCCGCGAGCAGGTGCGCGCCATGATCGAGGCCATTCCGCTTCCCTGA